One genomic segment of Candidatus Thorarchaeota archaeon includes these proteins:
- the cas5 gene encoding CRISPR-associated protein Cas5 gives MSARLLVFDVSGAHALFKVPGSTRSVVTFPFPPRTAILGMVGAMLGLPRNSYWAQGHPLRSATVAVEVTRPGMLAAYADRRDRPEGNPTGYLSDSTRPASVDTTGQFAATTAVSSSVLVNPAFRVYFSTPDERMRQALERALRLRMYHYSPYFGHASMPAEVSLVGSFRCDKMESGEYEVRTVVPIQPEPRTQIVGDYVSIMGVPMSFHVEEVEVDGERQYVPKHADCMSAVAYHCPHRKSNVRVITRADSITSVLSVLHHSDGKATDMKRPHGDIYVTPLPSGER, from the coding sequence ATGTCAGCACGGCTCCTGGTATTCGACGTTTCGGGTGCCCACGCCTTGTTCAAGGTGCCCGGGAGCACTCGGTCCGTTGTGACATTTCCATTTCCGCCGCGCACGGCGATTCTCGGCATGGTCGGAGCAATGCTTGGTCTGCCGCGCAACTCTTATTGGGCTCAAGGTCATCCCCTTCGAAGCGCTACGGTTGCAGTTGAAGTGACCAGACCCGGCATGTTGGCGGCGTATGCAGACAGACGCGACAGACCGGAAGGAAACCCCACTGGGTACTTGAGTGACTCGACTCGACCCGCATCGGTCGACACGACAGGGCAGTTCGCAGCGACAACAGCGGTCTCTTCCAGTGTTCTGGTGAATCCAGCATTCAGGGTGTACTTCAGCACACCTGACGAGAGAATGCGCCAAGCACTTGAGAGAGCACTACGGCTCCGCATGTATCACTATAGTCCCTACTTCGGCCACGCCAGCATGCCCGCCGAGGTGAGTCTCGTGGGTTCTTTTCGGTGTGACAAGATGGAATCTGGCGAGTATGAAGTTCGGACTGTGGTGCCGATTCAGCCAGAGCCAAGAACGCAGATTGTTGGGGACTACGTGTCCATCATGGGGGTACCGATGTCGTTTCACGTCGAAGAGGTTGAGGTGGATGGCGAGAGACAGTACGTACCAAAGCACGCGGACTGCATGAGCGCGGTTGCATACCACTGCCCTCATCGCAAGAGCAATGTGAGAGTGATAACGCGCGCCGACTCCATCACCAGCGTCCTGAGTGTGCTACACCACTCAGACGGAAAGGCAACAGATATGAAACGACCGCATGGTGACATATATGTCACGCCCTTGCCATCAGGTGAGAGATGA
- a CDS encoding FAD-dependent oxidoreductase, giving the protein MTVEGSEAISEHKSVAPPQSAMVIGGGVAGLQAALDLANQGYQVHLVERRTSIGGRMAAIDKTFPTLDCSACILTPRLSEVSRHPNIRIHTNAQVRKVRGRAGNFTVELLKKARYVLEDKCSGCGECVEVCPIETPNEFDENIGFRKAIYIPFPQATPHVYAIDKRDHAACRVNCPAGVNTQAFVTLLMQERFDEALKIVREAIPFPGALGRVCIGFCETQCARGNYDQSISIRNLHRFLADYERMYKKPAPVEAKIDKTDRVAVIGAGPAGIGCAYHLAKMGYPVTVFEKRERPGGLMRYAIPEYRLPREILDEEIERVRQHGVEFVFGTEVTSPKSLLEKGFKAVFIATGASKSNKLMVEGEEAGGVYHAIDFLDRVSRGEKVKIGKRVAVVGGGDAAVDSCRVAVRLGAEEVTMIYRRSQVEIPAIPGEVEDASQEGVRFMFLTAPTKVLSAKGHVTGLRLIRMKLGEEDRSGRRRPIPIHDSDFTLACDTLIIAVGQSVETTELHKDVELTEYGTIQADPISLMTSVPGVFAGGDVVLGPATVVKALGQGREAAKSIDRYLRGVDLQEGREAKQYVIAKPEINPAKFVSTPRAEMPKQKISRRKNSFIEVELGFDESQAVSEAGRCLGCTVCCECGMCVQACERKAIDHSQEDQVLSLNVGAIVMATGYELFDVSDYPRLGYGRLANVINAMEYERLINAAGPTQGNLIRLSDGRIPKNVAFVQCVGARDVSKDVPNCSRVCCMYGIKNAVMCREHNPDAKVTVYYADIRAFGKGFEEFYNMAKTRFGVEFVRGRVAEVEEDPHTGDLTVFVENTEGFEPHKRTHDLVVLSPGILPPKGSRELAEELGVMLDNDGYVEPRDEIVSPVDTHVPGVFVAGCAASPKDIPDSVTAGSAAAMRASIVLAKARNAAGTDGR; this is encoded by the coding sequence TTGACAGTGGAAGGGTCCGAAGCCATATCTGAGCACAAGAGCGTCGCACCCCCGCAAAGCGCCATGGTCATCGGCGGCGGGGTCGCAGGGCTCCAGGCGGCACTTGACCTCGCCAATCAGGGTTATCAGGTCCACCTGGTAGAGAGGCGCACTTCGATAGGCGGGCGGATGGCGGCAATCGACAAGACATTTCCTACTTTGGACTGTAGCGCGTGCATACTGACACCAAGGTTGAGTGAAGTGTCACGTCATCCGAACATTCGGATTCACACGAATGCGCAGGTACGGAAGGTCCGCGGACGTGCGGGCAACTTCACAGTAGAGCTACTGAAGAAGGCGAGGTACGTACTGGAAGACAAGTGCAGTGGATGTGGGGAGTGTGTAGAGGTCTGCCCCATCGAGACTCCAAATGAGTTCGATGAGAACATTGGCTTCCGGAAGGCGATCTACATTCCGTTCCCGCAGGCGACCCCGCATGTCTATGCGATTGACAAACGAGACCATGCTGCCTGCAGAGTCAACTGTCCGGCGGGTGTCAACACTCAGGCGTTCGTGACACTGCTCATGCAGGAGCGCTTTGATGAGGCTCTGAAGATAGTGCGAGAAGCGATTCCCTTTCCGGGCGCATTGGGCAGAGTGTGCATTGGATTCTGTGAGACACAGTGTGCGAGAGGCAACTATGACCAGAGTATCAGCATACGGAACCTTCACAGATTCCTGGCTGACTATGAGAGGATGTACAAGAAACCCGCTCCTGTTGAGGCGAAGATTGACAAGACGGACCGGGTAGCCGTCATAGGTGCGGGTCCGGCAGGGATTGGTTGTGCCTATCACCTTGCGAAGATGGGTTATCCTGTGACTGTATTTGAGAAACGAGAGCGCCCCGGAGGACTCATGCGGTACGCCATTCCGGAATACAGGCTTCCGCGCGAGATACTCGATGAAGAGATTGAGCGCGTCCGACAGCACGGGGTCGAGTTTGTGTTCGGCACCGAAGTCACATCTCCCAAGTCACTGCTGGAGAAGGGTTTCAAGGCAGTATTCATCGCCACCGGTGCATCGAAGAGCAACAAGCTGATGGTCGAGGGTGAGGAGGCTGGTGGGGTCTATCACGCCATCGACTTCTTGGACCGTGTGTCTCGAGGAGAGAAGGTGAAGATAGGCAAACGTGTGGCTGTTGTGGGCGGGGGTGACGCTGCAGTGGACTCGTGTCGTGTTGCCGTGAGGTTGGGGGCCGAAGAGGTCACCATGATCTACCGGCGGTCACAGGTGGAGATTCCAGCCATACCTGGGGAGGTTGAGGATGCAAGTCAAGAGGGGGTCCGATTCATGTTCCTGACGGCGCCGACGAAGGTACTATCGGCGAAGGGTCATGTGACCGGGCTCAGACTCATACGGATGAAACTTGGTGAAGAGGACAGGTCAGGACGAAGGCGTCCGATTCCAATTCATGACTCAGACTTCACACTCGCTTGCGACACACTCATCATAGCGGTTGGTCAGAGTGTTGAGACGACCGAACTGCACAAGGACGTCGAACTGACAGAGTATGGAACCATTCAGGCAGACCCCATCTCGTTGATGACAAGCGTACCCGGTGTCTTTGCTGGCGGTGATGTTGTCCTTGGACCTGCGACCGTTGTCAAGGCGCTCGGTCAGGGCAGAGAGGCAGCTAAGTCCATCGACCGATATCTTCGCGGCGTGGACCTGCAAGAGGGCAGAGAGGCAAAGCAGTATGTCATTGCGAAGCCAGAGATCAACCCTGCCAAGTTCGTGTCAACACCGCGGGCAGAGATGCCCAAACAGAAGATCAGTCGGAGGAAAAACTCGTTCATCGAAGTAGAGCTAGGCTTTGACGAGTCTCAGGCGGTGAGTGAGGCGGGACGCTGTCTTGGATGCACAGTCTGCTGCGAGTGCGGGATGTGTGTGCAGGCGTGCGAGCGAAAAGCCATCGATCACAGTCAGGAGGACCAGGTCCTCAGCCTCAATGTCGGGGCCATCGTCATGGCGACAGGGTATGAGCTGTTCGATGTCAGCGACTATCCGCGACTCGGTTATGGCAGACTCGCAAATGTGATCAATGCCATGGAGTACGAGCGTCTCATCAACGCTGCGGGCCCGACACAGGGGAATCTAATACGGTTGAGTGACGGGAGAATACCCAAGAACGTGGCCTTTGTTCAGTGTGTCGGAGCTCGGGATGTATCGAAGGATGTCCCGAACTGCTCAAGGGTATGCTGTATGTACGGCATCAAGAACGCGGTCATGTGCAGGGAGCACAACCCAGACGCGAAGGTCACCGTATACTATGCCGACATCAGGGCGTTTGGAAAGGGCTTCGAGGAGTTCTACAACATGGCGAAGACACGGTTTGGTGTCGAGTTTGTAAGAGGTCGTGTTGCAGAAGTCGAGGAAGATCCACACACGGGCGACCTGACCGTCTTTGTCGAGAACACCGAGGGATTCGAGCCGCACAAGAGGACACATGATCTTGTGGTACTCAGTCCCGGTATTCTACCGCCCA